Proteins encoded within one genomic window of Halobacteroides halobius DSM 5150:
- a CDS encoding glycoside hydrolase family 16 protein, protein MFTTKWKLFFGLLLFLIIMILTACVNEGSIEKYTLTVNVEQATSTPTIKVYDDQEEIASQKGNPIQFNLSNGSYTIEIITDGYPTKTKEILINDDNETISLNPGKEWSLAWADEFDSLTLDSSNWTRQVLPAGTFNNEWQAYTDSSENSYIQMDTDGNNGAMVIEAKYNDQGLEMGNFTSARMITNEKVEYQYGKIAARIKVPEGQGIWPAFWMLGTNIDETGGDTSWPYCGEIDIMEKIGGSNTKEKTVHGTVHFANEANAYEYIGGSKTISEYLSADYHVYEIEWNADAIIWRLDGVEYHRQDMTDPMFDEFEAPFYILLNVAVGGNWPGYPDATTIFPQKMYIDWVRVYK, encoded by the coding sequence ATGTTTACAACAAAATGGAAACTCTTTTTTGGATTACTTTTGTTTTTAATAATTATGATTCTGACTGCCTGTGTTAATGAAGGCAGTATTGAAAAGTATACTTTGACTGTAAATGTTGAACAAGCAACATCAACACCAACAATCAAAGTCTATGATGATCAAGAAGAAATCGCTAGTCAAAAAGGAAATCCAATTCAATTTAACTTAAGTAATGGAAGCTATACTATAGAAATAATAACTGATGGTTACCCCACTAAAACTAAAGAAATTTTAATTAATGATGATAATGAAACAATAAGTTTAAATCCTGGTAAGGAATGGAGTCTTGCTTGGGCAGATGAATTTGACTCACTGACATTAGATTCATCTAACTGGACTCGTCAAGTACTTCCAGCAGGGACATTTAATAATGAATGGCAGGCCTATACTGATAGCTCTGAAAACTCTTATATCCAAATGGATACAGATGGTAATAATGGGGCAATGGTAATTGAAGCAAAATATAATGATCAAGGACTTGAAATGGGTAATTTCACCTCAGCCAGAATGATAACTAATGAAAAGGTAGAATATCAATATGGAAAAATAGCAGCCAGAATTAAAGTACCAGAGGGCCAAGGGATTTGGCCAGCATTTTGGATGCTTGGTACAAATATTGATGAAACCGGTGGTGATACGTCATGGCCGTACTGTGGTGAAATAGATATTATGGAGAAAATCGGCGGTAGTAATACTAAAGAAAAGACAGTTCATGGAACAGTTCATTTTGCCAATGAAGCAAATGCTTATGAATATATTGGAGGAAGTAAGACTATATCAGAATATCTATCTGCGGATTACCATGTCTATGAAATAGAGTGGAATGCTGATGCAATCATCTGGAGATTAGATGGTGTAGAATATCATAGACAAGATATGACAGATCCAATGTTTGATGAATTTGAAGCACCATTTTATATTCTATTAAATGTAGCTGTTGGTGGAAATTGGCCAGGTTATCCTGATGCTACAACAATTTTTCCTCAAAAGATGTATATTGATTGGGTTAGAGTGTATAAATAG
- a CDS encoding glycoside hydrolase family 30 protein yields the protein MTKKDIKIIQTAKDTEDRLSEKEDLQFTTEYNNNLPTLEINQEEEYQEITGFGGAFTEAGGYTLSQIPEEKRQEVIEAYFHPEKGIGYTLCRTHINSCDFSLGNYAYTETEGDTELEDFDISRDKEYLIPFINDALNVEEAEFKLFASPWSPPAWMKTNERMNQGGSLKEEYWQTWANYFAKYIKEYREEGIDMWGVTIQNEPMAETPWDNCIYQDEEERDFVKVLGPTLKEAGLEDIKIMVWDHNKDIMKSRVDTILSDEEAAQWVWGVGFHWYGSSDSKSIEDDKVLSYTYQTYDKELVFTEGCNPLYDEDNFFGEWWTGEKYGRHIISNLNHYTTGWVDWNMVLNEEGGPNHVENYCDAPIIVDTENNEIIYESPYYYLGHFSKYIRPGAKRIACNSDTNQLRVTAAKNPDGKIAVIVMNESDEEISFNLKNNDGQATRVVSPAHSIQTLIY from the coding sequence ATGACAAAAAAGGACATTAAAATAATTCAAACTGCTAAAGATACAGAAGATAGATTATCAGAAAAAGAAGATTTACAATTTACAACAGAATATAATAATAATTTACCAACACTTGAAATTAATCAAGAAGAAGAATATCAAGAGATTACTGGTTTTGGTGGTGCTTTTACTGAAGCAGGAGGTTATACCTTATCCCAGATACCAGAAGAAAAGAGACAAGAAGTAATTGAAGCTTATTTCCATCCTGAAAAAGGAATTGGCTATACTTTATGTCGGACTCATATTAATAGTTGTGATTTTTCATTAGGAAATTATGCTTATACTGAAACTGAAGGGGATACAGAATTAGAAGATTTTGATATCTCTCGAGATAAAGAATATTTAATTCCTTTTATTAATGATGCTTTAAATGTAGAGGAAGCGGAATTTAAATTATTTGCATCACCTTGGAGTCCTCCAGCTTGGATGAAGACTAATGAAAGAATGAATCAAGGTGGAAGTTTAAAAGAGGAATATTGGCAGACTTGGGCCAACTATTTTGCTAAATATATTAAAGAATATCGAGAAGAAGGCATAGATATGTGGGGAGTAACAATTCAAAATGAGCCAATGGCTGAAACTCCTTGGGATAATTGTATTTACCAAGATGAAGAAGAACGAGACTTTGTTAAAGTACTAGGGCCAACGTTAAAAGAAGCCGGACTTGAAGATATCAAAATCATGGTCTGGGATCATAATAAAGATATTATGAAATCTCGTGTAGATACTATTTTATCTGATGAAGAAGCTGCTCAGTGGGTGTGGGGTGTAGGCTTTCACTGGTATGGTAGTAGTGATAGTAAATCTATTGAAGATGATAAAGTATTAAGTTATACTTATCAAACTTATGATAAAGAATTAGTCTTTACGGAAGGTTGCAATCCACTCTATGATGAAGATAACTTCTTTGGCGAGTGGTGGACGGGGGAAAAGTATGGTCGACATATTATTTCTAACTTAAATCATTATACAACAGGTTGGGTTGATTGGAATATGGTTTTAAATGAAGAAGGCGGGCCAAACCATGTAGAAAATTATTGTGATGCTCCAATTATAGTTGATACTGAAAATAATGAAATTATTTATGAAAGTCCTTATTATTATTTAGGACATTTCAGTAAGTATATTCGTCCTGGAGCTAAACGAATTGCTTGTAATTCAGACACTAATCAGTTAAGGGTTACAGCAGCTAAAAATCCTGATGGAAAAATTGCAGTTATAGTGATGAATGAAAGTGATGAAGAAATTTCATTCAATCTAAAAAATAATGATGGGCAAGCTACTAGAGTAGTCAGTCCAGCTCATTCAATTCAGACATTAATTTATTAA